A portion of the Moraxella ovis genome contains these proteins:
- a CDS encoding glutathionylspermidine synthase family protein: MKRINIAPRPNWQDEMLRIGFDYHSVDGNYWQEDACYVFSEAQIDEIERVTEELHQMYFAATRHVVQTGDYARLGVNDVAAALIESSFKAQEPNLYGRFDLCYDGTNTPKMYEYNADTPTSLFEGSVAQWYWLQARSGELADADQFNSIHERLMVEFKALKGDSPLYFTAVASNEEDYITTRYLQDVAVQAGLDTRFIDIHDIGHRTSDGKFVDLHDAPIRQLFKLYPWEWLVEEDFGKHILDSGTQFIEPAYKLLFSNKALLAVLWELFPNHPNLLPAYLDESRLSGDFVKKPFFSREGANVSLHTSAGIETTDGIYGKEGHVYQQAHTLPTFVNARGQTMHTLIGSWIVGHSAAGIGVREDYTAITKDTSLFVPHVFR; the protein is encoded by the coding sequence GTGAAGCGAATTAATATCGCCCCACGTCCGAATTGGCAAGATGAGATGCTTCGCATCGGCTTTGATTATCACAGTGTCGATGGCAACTACTGGCAAGAAGATGCCTGTTATGTCTTTAGCGAAGCGCAGATTGATGAGATTGAGCGCGTTACCGAAGAGCTGCATCAGATGTATTTTGCCGCGACCAGACACGTCGTGCAGACAGGCGATTATGCTCGTCTCGGCGTAAATGATGTCGCGGCCGCATTGATTGAGTCGAGTTTTAAGGCACAAGAGCCGAATTTATACGGGCGTTTTGACTTGTGCTATGATGGCACGAACACGCCCAAGATGTACGAGTATAATGCCGATACGCCAACTTCTCTCTTTGAGGGCAGTGTCGCGCAGTGGTACTGGCTACAAGCCAGAAGTGGCGAGCTTGCCGATGCTGATCAGTTTAACAGCATCCACGAAAGGCTAATGGTCGAATTCAAGGCGCTAAAAGGCGACAGCCCTCTATACTTCACCGCTGTCGCAAGCAACGAAGAGGACTACATCACCACGCGCTACCTACAGGACGTGGCGGTACAAGCTGGTCTTGATACGCGTTTTATTGACATTCATGACATCGGTCATCGCACATCAGATGGTAAATTCGTCGATTTGCATGATGCGCCAATTCGTCAGCTGTTCAAGCTGTACCCGTGGGAATGGCTGGTTGAAGAAGACTTTGGCAAGCACATTCTAGACAGTGGCACACAGTTTATCGAGCCTGCTTACAAGCTGTTATTTAGCAATAAAGCCTTGCTTGCGGTGCTGTGGGAGCTGTTCCCAAACCACCCAAATCTACTGCCTGCCTATCTGGATGAGAGTCGCTTATCCGGGGATTTTGTCAAAAAACCTTTCTTCTCTCGTGAAGGCGCAAACGTCAGCCTGCACACCTCAGCAGGCATCGAGACCACCGATGGCATCTACGGCAAAGAAGGTCACGTCTATCAGCAGGCGCATACTCTACCGACTTTCGTCAACGCCAGAGGTCAGACCATGCATACGCTCATCGGCAGCTGGATCGTCGGACATAGTGCCGCAGGCATCGGCGTGCGCGAAGATTATACCGCCATCACCAAGGACACGAGCCTGTTCGTGCCACATGTGTTTAGATGA
- a CDS encoding D-2-hydroxyacid dehydrogenase, with product MKAVFLDANTFSSQTDLSLPDSVSHYERHDSTPNGADVIVARCRDADIIITNKVIISRDVIEHLPNLKLIHVTATGINNIDADACKERGVTLMNVAGYSTVSVPEHTFMLMLNVMRAAAFYHTQATDGTWQADGRFCLLSEPIFDLHGKTLGIIGAGNIGQSVAHIARAFGMKVLLAERQGRAPRDDSYTDFDEVLATSDVISLHCPLTEETAHLINADTIAKMTKNPIIVNVARGAVVDSHAIAHAIANGSLSGYGSDVFEAEPFSADDPLLTLKDHPRVFFTPHNAWGSLYAQSKLWQILSDQIDDFIQNYTN from the coding sequence ATGAAAGCCGTATTCTTAGACGCCAACACCTTTTCAAGTCAAACCGACCTTTCCCTACCTGACAGTGTCAGCCATTATGAACGCCATGACAGCACGCCCAATGGCGCCGATGTCATCGTCGCACGCTGCCGTGATGCTGATATCATCATCACCAATAAAGTCATCATCAGCCGTGATGTCATCGAACACCTACCGAATCTCAAGCTCATCCACGTCACCGCCACAGGCATCAACAACATCGATGCCGACGCGTGCAAGGAGCGCGGCGTCACACTCATGAATGTGGCAGGCTACTCAACCGTAAGCGTGCCAGAGCATACTTTTATGCTCATGCTTAATGTCATGCGCGCCGCTGCTTTTTATCACACACAGGCGACTGACGGCACGTGGCAGGCAGATGGGCGGTTTTGTCTGTTGAGTGAGCCGATTTTTGATTTACATGGTAAGACCTTGGGCATCATTGGTGCAGGCAACATCGGGCAAAGCGTCGCTCACATCGCGCGTGCGTTTGGCATGAAGGTACTGCTCGCTGAACGTCAAGGCAGAGCACCGCGAGATGACAGTTATACTGATTTTGATGAAGTTCTAGCCACCTCCGATGTGATCAGCCTGCATTGTCCACTAACCGAGGAGACCGCCCACCTCATTAATGCAGATACCATCGCCAAAATGACAAAAAACCCCATCATCGTTAACGTCGCTCGCGGTGCGGTGGTGGACAGTCATGCCATCGCCCATGCCATCGCCAATGGCAGTCTGTCAGGCTATGGCTCAGATGTCTTCGAGGCCGAACCATTCTCCGCTGACGATCCTTTATTAACCCTAAAAGACCATCCGCGGGTGTTTTTTACACCGCACAACGCTTGGGGCAGTTTGTACGCGCAAAGCAAACTTTGGCAAATTCTAAGCGATCAGATAGATGATTTTATCCAAAATTACACCAACTAG
- a CDS encoding DUF4126 domain-containing protein translates to MTEIILGICLGIGLAASTGFRVFVPLFAMSLAAYFGILPLGENWLWLGSMTALIILGVASVVESLSYLVPVVDNLLDTIAVPLAGVAGTIVMASSLTDLSPAVTWALAIVAGGGAATAVKTTSAATRAVSTATTAGTANPVIGLAETGTAIGLSALSIFEPVVAAAVAVIGLIVFIWVMMKLKNRLSDDTK, encoded by the coding sequence ATGACCGAGATTATTTTGGGCATTTGTTTGGGTATTGGGCTTGCGGCAAGTACGGGCTTTCGTGTGTTTGTGCCGTTATTTGCCATGTCTTTGGCGGCGTATTTTGGGATTTTGCCGTTAGGGGAGAATTGGCTGTGGCTTGGTAGCATGACCGCGCTGATTATTCTAGGCGTGGCGAGCGTCGTGGAGTCGCTAAGCTACCTTGTGCCTGTCGTGGATAACCTGCTAGATACCATCGCTGTGCCACTGGCAGGCGTGGCTGGCACCATCGTCATGGCGTCTAGCTTGACCGACCTAAGTCCTGCGGTGACGTGGGCGCTTGCCATCGTGGCAGGTGGTGGTGCAGCGACAGCCGTTAAAACCACATCAGCTGCGACTCGTGCTGTATCGACCGCCACGACCGCAGGCACTGCCAATCCTGTCATCGGACTGGCTGAGACGGGTACGGCGATTGGACTGTCAGCATTGTCCATCTTTGAGCCTGTGGTAGCAGCGGCTGTAGCGGTGATTGGGTTGATCGTATTCATCTGGGTGATGATGAAGCTAAAAAACCGCCTATCGGATGACACCAAATAA
- the ccmD gene encoding heme exporter protein CcmD has product MKPYFSNVSDFVQMGGHGAFVWACYSITFVVIAVLIWHAISERTSTIVRLQRQANTTKKTDRLTNKQRKELGTGAPR; this is encoded by the coding sequence ATGAAACCATATTTTTCTAATGTCAGCGACTTTGTGCAGATGGGTGGTCATGGCGCGTTCGTATGGGCGTGCTACAGCATTACCTTTGTGGTGATTGCTGTGTTGATTTGGCATGCGATCTCTGAACGTACGTCAACCATCGTTCGACTGCAGCGCCAAGCCAATACCACCAAAAAAACCGATCGCCTAACCAATAAACAGCGCAAAGAATTAGGCACTGGTGCACCACGCTAA
- the rapA gene encoding RNA polymerase-associated protein RapA: MSQFAIGQRYLSDSESNLGLGVVIGMDDRCVSVLFPQFEETRVYAKASATLSRVVFCVGDTVSDQDGNQYIVARCEEVSGVMRYHLTCGKSLMETRLAANITLAKPLERLLAGRIENNERYDLRQDALKLQAMLSHHPLRGLIGPRVDIIRHQLYIAHEVGKRLAPRVLLADEVGLGKTIEAGLIIHQQIITGKANRVLILVPDSLQYQWMIELRRRFNLDFAIFDLVRTASIKEHNPDQDVFATEQYIIAGIDLLLDHHDLYEQAFAAGFDLLVVDEAHHLQWDEEQGGNDKYELVADFAAHTQGVLLLTATPEQLGVESHFARLRLLDPHRFDDLDDFIVAQEAFGDVAMVATLLIEGKALSDKQINAVAGLLGFGVDQIVDINDNDKLRTHVINELLDRHGTGRVLFRNTRDSVDGFYGRTSIPYPLPLPSAWQGTHYMHGKLREQLWGEENYPDGSWLETDPRVNWLINLLKEPLKHKKVLLIARSGATIESLEAVLRLHAGIRTAIFTEQMSLLERDQAAAYFADINGAQILLCSEIGSEGRNFQFAQDLVLFDLPANPDTLEQRIGRLDRIGQIAKIQLHVPFVVGTAQERLYNWYDGALNIFNQISPTAQNVQEHFIADLKPLLEGENSEENREALVNLIAQGSLLRAELEEELQAGRDRLLEYNSCRPNVASRIAQAMRELDDGKILPMFLDRYFEAVSIDYDVQRDYSWVVHPIDVQEVDIEGIESLPFDEDGMTLTFDRAQALAREDMDYMTYEHPLITSILEMVTSGTFGNTQVAMLKSSAMPQGMILVESHFRVEAIAPKHLNLAAYLPQQVLRVLLTERGDDLTKVATSDKIMPLIERLDKARARQVVKARAALIEAQAHKAKDIAQAQLSDISAQAMTQFGDYLNKEISRLKRLQTINPNVRDDEILALQKMLDQGILALGNLSLVPDSIRVLVCVKPN; the protein is encoded by the coding sequence ATGAGTCAATTTGCCATTGGTCAGCGTTATTTGTCCGATTCTGAAAGTAATCTTGGGCTTGGGGTTGTCATTGGTATGGATGATCGCTGTGTCTCGGTGTTGTTCCCGCAGTTCGAGGAGACGCGAGTGTATGCCAAAGCATCTGCCACGCTATCTCGTGTGGTGTTCTGCGTCGGGGATACGGTAAGTGACCAAGATGGCAATCAGTATATCGTGGCGCGCTGCGAAGAGGTGTCGGGCGTGATGCGCTATCATCTGACGTGTGGCAAGTCACTTATGGAGACGCGTCTGGCGGCGAATATCACACTTGCCAAGCCATTAGAGCGTCTATTGGCGGGGCGCATCGAGAATAATGAACGCTATGATCTGCGCCAAGACGCTCTAAAGCTACAAGCCATGCTGTCTCACCATCCCTTGCGCGGTCTGATCGGACCGAGGGTGGACATTATTCGCCATCAGTTGTATATCGCTCATGAAGTAGGCAAACGCCTTGCGCCACGTGTTCTGTTGGCGGATGAAGTGGGGCTTGGTAAGACCATTGAGGCGGGGCTGATTATTCACCAGCAGATCATCACTGGTAAGGCGAATCGCGTGCTGATCTTGGTGCCGGACAGCCTGCAGTATCAGTGGATGATCGAATTGAGACGTCGATTTAATTTGGATTTTGCGATTTTTGATTTGGTGCGTACGGCATCCATCAAAGAGCACAACCCTGACCAAGATGTCTTTGCAACCGAGCAATACATCATCGCGGGCATTGACTTGCTGCTTGACCATCATGACCTATATGAGCAGGCATTCGCGGCGGGCTTTGACCTGCTCGTGGTGGATGAGGCGCATCATCTACAATGGGATGAAGAACAAGGCGGCAATGATAAATACGAATTGGTGGCAGATTTTGCAGCGCACACCCAAGGTGTGTTATTACTGACTGCAACGCCAGAACAGCTTGGCGTGGAGAGTCATTTTGCACGTCTAAGACTGCTTGATCCACATCGTTTTGATGATTTGGATGATTTTATTGTAGCTCAAGAGGCCTTTGGGGATGTGGCGATGGTAGCGACTTTGCTTATCGAGGGCAAGGCATTATCTGATAAGCAAATCAATGCCGTGGCAGGATTGCTTGGCTTTGGCGTGGATCAGATCGTAGATATTAATGATAATGACAAACTTCGCACCCACGTCATTAATGAGCTGCTAGATCGACATGGTACGGGTCGTGTGCTGTTTCGTAATACGCGTGACAGCGTGGATGGATTCTATGGGCGTACCAGCATCCCTTATCCGCTGCCGCTGCCGAGCGCATGGCAAGGCACGCATTATATGCATGGTAAGCTACGCGAACAGCTGTGGGGTGAGGAGAATTATCCCGATGGTTCTTGGCTTGAGACCGATCCTAGGGTTAATTGGCTCATCAACCTATTAAAAGAACCCTTAAAGCACAAAAAAGTACTGCTCATCGCCAGAAGTGGCGCGACTATTGAGAGTCTTGAGGCGGTATTAAGATTGCATGCTGGGATTCGCACGGCTATCTTTACCGAGCAAATGAGTCTGCTTGAGCGAGATCAGGCGGCGGCGTACTTTGCTGATATTAATGGCGCGCAGATTCTGCTGTGTTCTGAGATTGGCTCGGAGGGGCGTAATTTCCAGTTCGCTCAGGATTTGGTGCTATTCGATCTGCCTGCCAACCCCGATACGTTGGAGCAGCGCATCGGTCGCCTTGATCGCATTGGGCAGATTGCCAAGATTCAGTTGCACGTGCCATTCGTGGTGGGGACTGCCCAAGAGCGTCTTTATAATTGGTATGATGGTGCGCTGAATATCTTTAATCAAATCAGCCCAACCGCGCAGAATGTCCAAGAGCATTTCATCGCTGACCTAAAACCACTACTAGAAGGTGAGAACAGCGAAGAGAATCGTGAGGCTTTGGTGAATCTTATCGCCCAAGGGTCGCTGCTGCGCGCCGAACTAGAAGAAGAGCTGCAGGCGGGACGAGATAGGCTGCTTGAATATAATTCCTGCCGTCCGAATGTCGCCAGTCGTATCGCTCAAGCCATGAGAGAGCTTGATGATGGTAAGATTCTGCCGATGTTCCTTGATCGCTACTTTGAGGCGGTGAGCATTGATTATGATGTTCAGCGTGATTATTCTTGGGTGGTGCACCCTATCGATGTGCAAGAGGTGGACATCGAGGGCATTGAATCTTTGCCTTTTGATGAAGATGGCATGACATTAACCTTCGATCGCGCTCAGGCGTTGGCTCGTGAAGACATGGATTACATGACTTATGAGCATCCGCTCATCACCAGCATTCTTGAGATGGTGACGTCTGGCACTTTTGGCAATACGCAAGTTGCCATGTTAAAGTCATCCGCCATGCCTCAGGGTATGATTTTGGTAGAGAGTCATTTTCGCGTGGAGGCGATTGCACCCAAGCATTTGAATTTGGCTGCTTATCTGCCGCAGCAGGTATTAAGAGTGCTCCTAACCGAGCGTGGCGATGATCTGACTAAGGTCGCCACCAGTGATAAGATCATGCCGCTCATTGAGCGACTTGATAAAGCTCGAGCCAGACAGGTGGTTAAGGCGCGTGCAGCACTTATTGAGGCGCAGGCTCATAAGGCCAAAGACATCGCACAGGCTCAGCTGTCTGACATAAGTGCTCAGGCGATGACACAGTTTGGTGATTATCTTAATAAAGAAATCAGTCGTCTAAAACGCCTACAGACCATCAATCCGAACGTAAGAGACGATGAGATCTTAGCGCTACAGAAGATGCTTGACCAAGGTATTTTGGCATTGGGCAACTTATCGCTCGTCCCTGACAGCATTCGCGTGCTGGTCTGCGTCAAGCCAAATTAA
- a CDS encoding methionine ABC transporter permease, with protein sequence MTELHPKMWEMVAKSTYETIYMGLAATLIAVVVGLPLGFLAFLTGKGRILQNTTLFRILDVIINIGRSVPFIILLIILLPVTRLLVGTTLGTTAAIVPLSVAAIPFFARLTANALTEIPTGLTEAAKSMGATHWQVVSKYYLPESLPMIINAITLTLVSLIGYSAMAGVVGGGGLGNLAISYGEHRGMIYVKWIATIIIVAIVMICQKAGDVLAEKVDHR encoded by the coding sequence ATGACCGAACTACATCCTAAGATGTGGGAGATGGTCGCCAAATCGACCTATGAGACCATCTATATGGGGCTAGCCGCGACGTTGATTGCTGTGGTTGTGGGCTTACCGTTGGGATTTTTGGCGTTTTTGACAGGCAAAGGTCGCATTCTACAGAACACGACTTTATTTCGCATTCTAGATGTCATCATTAACATCGGTCGCTCTGTGCCATTTATCATTCTGCTGATCATCCTACTACCTGTGACGCGCCTACTCGTGGGTACGACCCTTGGCACGACTGCAGCGATCGTTCCATTGAGCGTGGCGGCGATACCATTCTTTGCGCGGCTTACCGCCAATGCGCTTACTGAGATCCCTACAGGGCTTACTGAAGCTGCCAAATCCATGGGAGCGACGCATTGGCAAGTCGTCAGCAAATACTACTTGCCAGAGAGCCTGCCGATGATCATCAATGCCATCACGCTCACGCTCGTCTCGCTCATCGGTTATTCGGCGATGGCAGGCGTGGTCGGCGGCGGTGGTCTTGGTAATCTCGCCATCAGCTACGGCGAACATCGTGGCATGATTTATGTTAAATGGATCGCTACCATCATCATCGTAGCGATTGTGATGATTTGCCAAAAAGCTGGCGATGTATTGGCTGAGAAAGTCGATCATCGATAA
- a CDS encoding 5-carboxymethyl-2-hydroxymuconate Delta-isomerase, whose translation MPHITVELSQGVNIDETELLSKLNHALFATGQFKESRDIKGRVHRSDASLIGLGAEDGEHFVIAHLAIMQGRTDEIKSDLVSVVMNVLQQVVSPKLTGVQYAVNLTELSYAYQKALV comes from the coding sequence ATGCCGCACATCACCGTAGAGCTTAGTCAAGGTGTTAATATTGATGAGACTGAGCTTCTGTCTAAGCTGAATCATGCCTTATTCGCCACAGGCCAATTCAAAGAAAGTCGAGACATCAAGGGGCGCGTTCATCGCAGTGATGCCAGCTTGATTGGACTTGGTGCAGAAGATGGTGAGCATTTCGTGATTGCGCATCTTGCCATCATGCAAGGGCGCACCGATGAGATTAAGTCGGATTTGGTCTCGGTGGTGATGAACGTGCTACAGCAAGTGGTTAGCCCTAAGCTAACGGGCGTTCAATATGCCGTGAACCTGACTGAGCTGTCTTACGCCTATCAAAAGGCGCTGGTCTGA
- a CDS encoding heme ABC transporter permease: MPDTHSKNVAKVGFFGRLWQGFLTTVGTERFFNIFSPWVKWLALIAAVLLGIGTVWGLGFAPPDYLQGNSYRIIFIHVPAASLAMSIYFALAVLGVIFLVWKIKTANIVAQAIAPIGFVFCILSLLTGSIWAKPTWGTYWVWDARLTSMLILAFLYVGVMALFSAFEHSQNRGKAAAILSIVGAVNLPIIKHSVEWWNTLHQGATFTVTNAPKMSASMWVPLLIMLLGMYFLVAALAIYRTNSLILARDYNKSWVQKLINKPANPN, translated from the coding sequence ATGCCTGATACTCATTCCAAAAATGTCGCCAAAGTAGGTTTTTTTGGTCGTCTATGGCAAGGTTTTTTGACGACGGTCGGCACAGAGCGTTTTTTTAATATTTTCTCCCCATGGGTGAAATGGCTTGCGCTTATCGCTGCGGTACTGCTTGGCATCGGTACGGTATGGGGTTTGGGATTTGCACCACCTGATTATCTGCAGGGCAACAGCTATCGTATTATTTTTATTCATGTGCCGGCAGCCAGCCTTGCCATGAGTATTTATTTTGCGCTCGCGGTGCTTGGGGTGATTTTTTTGGTGTGGAAAATTAAGACTGCCAACATCGTCGCTCAGGCGATCGCCCCGATCGGCTTTGTGTTTTGTATACTTAGTCTTTTGACAGGTTCGATTTGGGCGAAGCCAACTTGGGGAACGTACTGGGTGTGGGATGCGCGACTGACCTCCATGCTGATTTTGGCGTTTTTGTATGTTGGGGTGATGGCGCTGTTTTCTGCCTTTGAGCACAGTCAGAATCGCGGCAAGGCAGCAGCGATTCTATCGATCGTGGGTGCGGTGAATCTGCCCATCATCAAGCACTCGGTGGAATGGTGGAATACGCTACATCAAGGCGCGACTTTCACCGTGACGAATGCGCCAAAGATGTCAGCGAGTATGTGGGTGCCATTGCTTATCATGCTGCTTGGCATGTACTTCTTGGTGGCGGCACTTGCCATCTATCGTACCAATTCACTGATCTTGGCTCGTGATTATAATAAATCATGGGTGCAAAAACTCATTAACAAGCCAGCCAACCCAAACTAA
- the ccmE gene encoding cytochrome c maturation protein CcmE — MNKVRQKKLMWVISMLVGAVIAVGLILYAIRQQTDYYFDPTAIAAGKAPEEKRIRAGGMVVAGSVKRDPSDQLNVQFEITDYKEVVPVTYRGVLPDLFAENSGIVATGELKDGVFVASEVLAKHDENYMPPEVAKSLKQEHAERGADVSGEQFTPAVPMSEIDERNAQK; from the coding sequence ATGAATAAAGTTCGACAAAAAAAGCTCATGTGGGTCATCTCCATGCTCGTTGGCGCGGTGATTGCCGTTGGTTTGATTCTATACGCCATTCGCCAGCAGACGGATTATTATTTTGACCCGACAGCCATCGCAGCAGGTAAAGCCCCTGAAGAAAAGCGCATCCGCGCCGGCGGTATGGTCGTTGCAGGCAGCGTTAAGCGCGATCCTAGCGACCAGCTTAACGTTCAATTTGAGATCACGGACTACAAAGAAGTCGTGCCTGTGACTTATCGCGGCGTATTGCCTGATTTATTCGCTGAGAATTCAGGCATTGTGGCGACTGGCGAGCTAAAAGATGGCGTGTTCGTTGCATCTGAAGTACTTGCTAAGCATGATGAGAATTACATGCCGCCAGAAGTCGCCAAATCGCTCAAACAAGAACACGCCGAACGTGGTGCAGATGTGAGCGGTGAACAGTTCACGCCTGCTGTGCCGATGTCGGAGATTGATGAGCGTAACGCTCAAAAATAA
- the metN gene encoding methionine ABC transporter ATP-binding protein MetN, producing MTTPMIHLTQVSKVFHTQKDGKNIEFTAVQPTDLTINQGEIFGIIGSSGAGKSTLIRCVNLLERPTTGTVLLDGQDLTALSEHELIKARRNIGMIFQHFNLLHSRTVFDNIALPLELSGAPKADIHKKVNELTALVGLSDKHDVYPANLSGGQKQRVAIARALASDPKVLLCDEATSALDPATTQAILALLKQINRTLGITILLITHEMDVVKRICDRVAVIDGGVLVEQGQVSEIFANPKTELAKAFINSTFHIGLPDEFMATLTDTPTHEESYPVVKYEFSGNSVDLPLFSQASKSYGVEFSILTSQMDYVGGVKFGFTICEVMGSPTAIMQANEFLAAHGVNLEVLGYVG from the coding sequence ATGACAACACCCATGATACATCTGACCCAAGTCAGTAAAGTATTTCACACCCAAAAAGACGGCAAGAACATCGAATTCACCGCCGTGCAACCCACAGATCTCACCATCAACCAAGGGGAGATTTTTGGGATTATTGGTTCATCTGGCGCAGGCAAGAGCACGCTGATCCGCTGTGTAAACCTACTAGAGCGCCCCACCACAGGTACAGTTCTACTAGACGGACAGGATTTGACGGCATTATCCGAGCACGAACTCATCAAAGCGCGTCGTAATATCGGCATGATTTTTCAGCATTTTAATCTGCTGCACTCGCGCACGGTGTTCGATAACATCGCTCTACCGCTTGAGCTATCAGGCGCACCCAAGGCCGACATACATAAGAAGGTAAATGAATTGACCGCACTTGTGGGGCTGTCGGATAAGCACGATGTCTATCCTGCCAATCTATCAGGCGGTCAAAAACAGCGCGTTGCGATCGCACGCGCACTAGCATCAGACCCTAAGGTTCTGCTGTGCGATGAAGCGACGAGCGCGCTGGATCCCGCCACCACACAGGCCATCTTAGCACTGCTAAAACAGATCAACAGAACGCTTGGCATCACCATCTTACTGATTACACATGAGATGGACGTGGTTAAACGCATCTGTGATAGGGTGGCTGTCATTGATGGCGGTGTGTTGGTCGAGCAAGGTCAAGTGAGTGAAATTTTTGCCAATCCCAAGACTGAGCTTGCTAAAGCATTCATCAATTCTACTTTTCATATCGGCCTGCCAGATGAATTCATGGCAACGCTCACCGATACACCTACCCACGAAGAATCTTACCCTGTGGTCAAGTATGAGTTCAGCGGCAACTCGGTCGATTTACCACTATTCTCACAAGCCAGCAAATCTTATGGCGTGGAATTTAGCATTCTTACGTCGCAGATGGATTATGTGGGCGGTGTCAAGTTTGGCTTTACCATCTGCGAGGTGATGGGCAGTCCCACCGCCATCATGCAGGCGAATGAATTTTTAGCGGCGCACGGCGTGAATCTGGAGGTATTGGGTTATGTGGGATAA
- a CDS encoding MetQ/NlpA family lipoprotein, with translation MKLNKFFGLCVLASSIAIAGCGGDKKAEQTTAPADTDQVAQTIKVGVMSGPEHAVAEVAAKVAKEKYGLTVEYVEFNDYALPNTAVSNGDLDANAMQHKPYLDKDSSEKKLDNLVIVGNTFVYPLAGYSKKIKSLDELKDGATIAVPNDPSNLARALILLEKQGLIKLKDINNLFSTSLDIVENPKNLVIKEVDTSVAARALDDVDLAVVNNNYAGQVGLTAEDGVFVEAKDSPYVNIIVARSDNKDSEAVQNFVKAYQTDEVEAEAKKQFKDGVVKGW, from the coding sequence ATGAAATTAAATAAATTTTTCGGTCTATGCGTTCTAGCCTCTAGCATCGCAATTGCAGGCTGTGGCGGCGACAAAAAAGCAGAGCAAACAACAGCGCCTGCTGACACTGACCAAGTCGCACAAACCATCAAAGTAGGCGTCATGAGCGGCCCTGAGCACGCAGTGGCAGAAGTTGCCGCCAAAGTCGCCAAAGAAAAATACGGTCTGACCGTTGAATATGTAGAATTCAACGACTACGCCCTACCGAACACCGCGGTATCAAATGGAGATCTAGACGCGAACGCCATGCAGCACAAGCCTTATCTTGACAAAGACAGCTCTGAGAAGAAGCTGGACAATCTGGTCATCGTGGGTAATACTTTCGTGTACCCATTGGCAGGCTACTCCAAGAAAATCAAATCTCTAGATGAGCTAAAAGATGGCGCTACCATCGCTGTGCCAAATGACCCATCAAACCTAGCTCGTGCGTTGATTTTGCTTGAAAAACAAGGTCTAATTAAGCTAAAAGACATCAACAATCTATTCTCAACCTCGCTTGACATCGTTGAAAACCCAAAAAACCTTGTTATCAAAGAAGTTGATACCTCTGTGGCCGCGCGTGCACTGGACGATGTGGATCTGGCGGTTGTGAATAACAACTACGCAGGTCAAGTAGGTCTGACCGCTGAAGATGGCGTATTCGTTGAAGCTAAAGACTCGCCGTATGTGAACATCATCGTAGCACGCAGCGACAACAAGGACTCAGAAGCCGTCCAAAACTTCGTCAAAGCATACCAAACTGACGAAGTAGAAGCCGAAGCTAAGAAACAATTTAAAGACGGTGTGGTTAAAGGCTGGTAA